One segment of Anastrepha obliqua isolate idAnaObli1 chromosome 3, idAnaObli1_1.0, whole genome shotgun sequence DNA contains the following:
- the LOC129241392 gene encoding transmembrane 9 superfamily member 3 translates to MWPSQVLTFCFVLILSAWCTYADEHNHKYNDREEVVLWMNTVGPYHNRQETYAYFSLPFCSGAKQSISHYHETLSEALQGVELEFSGYEIDFKVDVSPTVICMIDLTIDKVKAFTYAVKNQYWYQMYIDGLPIWGEVGKKDDQEEKYYIFTHKRFEIGYNGQQIVDVTLHNDKKELLIPGSKIKFSYEVNWKPNSVEFKNRFDKYLDPKFFQHRIHWFSIFNSFMMVIFLVGLVSMILMRTLRKDYARYSKDEEMDDMERDLGDEYGWKQVHGDVFRTPPHALLFSAMIGAGCQLISVVLGVILFAIVGELYTERGSMLSTAIFVYAATSPVNGYFGGSLYARLGGRMWIRQMLVSAFMVPVFVCGTAFLINFIAIGYHASRAIPFGTMIAVTCICIFVVLPLTLAGTVVGRNLDGQPDHPCRVNAVPRPIPEKKWFMEPAIIILLGGVLPFGSIFIEMYFIFTSFWAYKIYYVYGFMLLVFTILMIVTVCVTIVCTYFLLNAEDYRWQWTSFMSAASTSIYVYAYSFYYFFFKTKMYGLFQTAFYFGYMALFSGALGIICGTVGYLGTSLFVRKIYSNVKID, encoded by the exons ATGTGGCCAAGCCAAGTGCTCACGTTTTGCTTTGTACTAATATTAAGCGCCTGGTGTACGTACGCAGACGAACATAATCACAAG tataatgACCGTGAAGAGGTGGTGCTCTGGATGAACACAGTTGGCCCGTACCATAATAGGCAGGAGACATATGCCTATTTTTCCTTACCATTTTGTAGTGGTGCAAAACAAAGCATTTCCCATTATCATGAGACGCTCAGTGAAGCGTTGCAAGGTGTTGAGTTAGAATTTAGTGGCTACGAAATAGATTTTAAag TTGACGTCTCTCCAACCGTAATATGCATGATCGATCTAACAATTGATAAAGTTAAAGCATTTACATATGCGGTTAAAAACCAATACTGGTATCAAATGTATATAGATGGCTTACCGATTTGGGGCGAGGTTGGGAAAAAGGACGACCAGGAAgaaaagtattatatttttacacaCAAAAGATTTGAAATTGGTTACAATGGTCAACAAATAGTTGACGTAACTTTGCACAACGATAAAAAAGAGTTGCTAATACCAGGttctaaaataaagttttcttaTGAAGTAAACTGGAAACCAAATTCGGTGGAATTTAAAAATCGATTCGACAAATATCTGGACccaaaatttttccaacataGA aTCCACTGGTTcagtatttttaatagttttatgaTGGTAATATTTTTGGTTGGATTGGTTTCTATGATACTTATGCGTACGTTACGCAAAGACTATGCACGATACAGCAAAGATGAAGAAATGGATGATATG GAACGTGACTTGGGTGACGAATACGGCTGGAAACAAGTTCATGGAGATGTCTTTCGGACCCCTCCACATGCTTTGTTATTTTCTGCTATGATCGGAGCTGGTTGTCAATTAATTTCCGTAGTGCTCGGTGTCATCTTATTTGCGATTGTAGGTGAATTATATACAGA gcgTGGGTCGATGCTATCTACTGCCATATTTGTATATGCAGCAACATCCCCTGTCAATGGTTACTTTGGGGGTTCGTTATATGCTCGACTTGGCGGCCGAATGTGGATCCGCCAAATGCTAGTGTCTGCATTCATGGTGCCAGTGTTTGTTTGCGGAACGGCCtttctcattaattttattgctaTTGGTTACCATGCATCACGCGCTATACCTTTTGGAACAATGATTGCCGTTACATGTATATGCATCTTCGTTGTTCTGCCGTTAACACTAGCAGGAACTGTGGTAGGACGTAATTTAGATGGGCAACCAGACCATCCTTGCCGAGTAAATGCAGTACCTCGTCCAATACCCGAAAAAAAGTGGTTTATGGAACCGGCTATTATAATTCTTCTTGGCGGCGTGTTACCATTCGGGTCAATTTTTATCGAAAT GTACTTTATTTTCACCTCTTTTTGGGCATATAAAATTTACTACGTTTACGGTTTTATGCTTCTGGTGTTTACCATATTAATGATTGTAACGGTGTGCGTTACTATTGTATGCACTTACTTCCTTTTAAACGCAGAGGACTATCGGTGGCAATGGACAAGTTTTATGTCTGCTGCTTCGACTTCCATATACGTTTACGCGTATTCATTCTActatttcttctttaaaacaaa aaTGTATGGTCTTTTCCAAACTGCTTTTTATTTTGGCTATATGGCACTGTTCAGTGGCGCTCTAGGAATTATATGTGGCACAGTCGGCTATTTGGGCACAAGCTTATTTGTACGAAAAATATACTCTAATGTTAAAATAGACTAg
- the LOC129243071 gene encoding uncharacterized protein LOC129243071, translating to MNRKICCPRMVFTARKIRIISGKTLKQPFSFSHTNIARSCVWLFALEDLMRSHKSDNIVNSTKLKSQNIFRTRHKLHQFSRRCICQTNRVKKHLLSLMLIIIIIIDN from the exons atgaatcgcaaaatatgttg tccaaggatggtttttacggcgagaaaaattcgaataatttccgggaaaaccctaaaacagcccttttctttttcccatacaaatattgcgcgttcgtgtgtgtggttgttcgcgttggaggatctaatgcgttcacacaaaagtgataatatcgtgaactcgaccaaattgaaaagtcaaaacat tttcagaacgcGACATAAATTACATCAGTTTTCACGTCGTTGCATCTGTCAAACAAACCGCGTTAAAAAGCATTTATTATCTttaatgttaataataataataataatagataattaa